One window of the Micromonas commoda chromosome 11, complete sequence genome contains the following:
- a CDS encoding predicted protein, with protein sequence MTPALALLATLLVAVATDHNRFASAYTQEGGAYRFPTGSNELHRAKYGDSRVDVATEADLRAAMEDPYISEIWIRSDITLTNSRPLPALRNLRRLTMVGRCNYGWDEDIARSAGGARDPDAAKCVIDADGKSGIFEVYGPARLDLWDLSLTNGDVDGFGGAVAVTYGRVELNHCELRGNNATRGGAVSNWHGEINFHATELVDNTAVRSGSHVYHWGGLMKTANSTIQGKKFLCNRAPASETYWDDDAGPGKPFP encoded by the coding sequence ATGACGCCCGCTCTGGCGCTCCTGGCCACcttgctcgtcgccgtcgccacggACCATAAccggttcgcgtcggcgtacacccaggagggcggcgcgtacCGGTTCCCCACCGGCTCCAACGAGCTTCATCGCGCCAAGTACGGCGACTCGagggtcgacgtcgccaccgaGGCGGACCTGCGCGCCGCCATGGAGGACCCGTACATCTCCGAGATTTGGATCCGCTCCGACATCACGCTGACGAACTCGCGACCCCTGCCCGCGCTGCGCAACCTGCGCCGCCTGACGATGGTGGGGCGTTGCAACTACGGATGGGACGAGGACATCGCGCGaagcgccgggggcgcgcgggaccccgacgcggcgaagtgcgtcatcgacgcggacggcaaATCGGGAATCTTCGAGGTGTACGGCCCGGCGCGGCTCGACCTGTGGGACCTGTCGCTGacgaacggcgacgtcgacggtttcggcggcgcggtcgcggtgaCGTACGGGCGTGTGGAGCTGAATCATTGCGAGCTGCGGGGGAAcaacgcgacgcgaggcggggcTGTGTCCAACTGGCACGGGGAGATCAACTTTCACGCAACGGAACTCGTCGACAACACCGCGGTTCGCTCCGGTTCGCACGTGTACCATTGGGGCGGATTGATGAAGACGGCGAACTCGACGATCCAGGGAAAAAAGTTTTTGTGCAacagggcgccggcgtcggagacgtactgggacgacgacgcggggccTGGCAAACCCTTCCCGTGA
- a CDS encoding predicted protein, translating into MVHDSAIHDAGAARRANVLVVNDDGIAAAGLAKVVEALDRTGRLDVYVVAPDKEMSATSHSISIHNAVSATPRVVPGATRAFSSSGTPADCTMLGLSVLYRSKRFDYIVSGINRGDNLGLHVVYSGTVAGAREGAMRTGAVGVAVSLDSYSRTADYSEAARLTAELVTSIHDAPGLTETLRGCVLNVNVPNLPRTHIKGVKLTTPGLSCTQAEWVRVPGTRGDSCDDLNEDETRGPDSDSDGDWRHDGAFADGVDELPIADAGEGLVGTPGTPGGTDDGAWESGTRWFRNKPGPAREDDREGYDKRAMKDGFVSVSVLASGYATVAFDRTKIPKENAGLGLGETLVRALVPDGARPGIRSAA; encoded by the exons ATGGTGCACGACTCTGCCATtcacgacgcgggcgcggcgaggcgcgcgaacgTTCTCGTGgtcaacgacgacggcatcgccgccgccggactcgcgaaggtcgtcgaggcgctcgacagGACCGGCAGGCTCGACGTCTACGTCGTCGCTCCCGACAAGGAGATGAGCGC GACGTCGCACTCCATCTCGATACACaacgccgtctccgccacgccgcgcgtcgttcccggcgcgacgcgcgccttctcctccagcggcacccccgcggacTGCACCATGCTCGGCCTCTCCGTGCTCTACCGGAGCAAGCGCTTCGACTACATCGTGTCCGGGATCAACCGCGGCGATAACCTCGGCCTGCACGTCGTGTACTCcggcaccgtcgcgggcgcccgcgagggcgccatgcgcaccggcgccgtgggcgtcgccgtctccctcGACTCGTACTCCAGAACAGCCGACTACTCGGAAGCCGCGAGGCTCACCGCCGAACTCGTCACCTCCAtccacgacgcgccgggcttGACGGAGACGTTGCGCGGCTGCGTCCTCAACGTCAACGTCCCCAACCTGCCGCGCACGCACATCAAGGGCGTCAAGCTGACAACCCCGGGGCTGAGCTGCACGCAGGCGGAGTGGGTCAGAGTCCCGGGCACTCGCGGCGACAGCTGTGACGATTTAAACGAAGATGAGACTCGAGGACCCGATTCCGACTCGGACGGCGACTGGCGACACgacggcgccttcgccgacggcgtcgacgaactcccgatcgcggacgccggcgaggggcTCGTCGGGACCCCCGGGACCCCCGGTGgaaccgacgacggcgcgtgggaGAGCGGAACGCGATGGTTTCGGAACAAGCCCGGTCCCGCCCGGGAAGACGACCGCGAGGGCTACGATAAACGCGCGATGAAAGACGGGTTCGTCAGCGTGTCGGTGCTCGCGAGCGGAtacgcgacggtggcgttCGATCGGACGAAAATACCGAAAGAAAACGCGGGTCTGGGGTTGGGAGAGACGCTGGTACGGGCGCTCGTGccggacggcgcgcgtccggggattcgcagcgcggcgtga
- a CDS encoding predicted protein, whose product MALGARATSASRVVGDAARAVADHSSFILAPSRCRGCTDAGHASRRFASSTASSSSSSSSSSSSPPRRGWGDDDDRGTALGFDHPPPVRAPRRVVVTGIGLATPLGVGTSLVWERLLAGRSGIRELTPDDIPEGERGYEQMPIRIGARVPRVGGRRDEPNADADAGAFDATRWCGGDVFGVASASHSSPSRTDAARPAVGGGPRIAPFTGLALAAAHEALQDARWDPSATGATRPDRCGVFIGAGMGHVPDLTNAGALLERGKLRRVSPFFVPRILCNMAAGHVSMAHGFTGMNHAVATACASGAHAIGDAYRAVARGDVDLVLAGGAESAIDAVSFAGFARARALADPAKFPPNLAVDPAAVCRPFDARRGGFVMGEGSGVLVLESLESAIARGVAPYAEVRGYGCAADAHHITQPPRDGDGAALAMLNALADGGIEPGCVGYVNAHATGTTTGDAAEAKALSRVFGKALATGTTRVSSTKGATGHLLGAAGAVEAAFAVLSIASGDCPPTLNLDDPCGECVPDGADFVARVAARGARPRAAMSNSFGFGGTNASLVFAAPPRLRG is encoded by the coding sequence ATGgcgctcggggcgcgcgcgacgagcgcgtctcgcgtcgtcggcgacgcggcgcgcgccgtggcgGATCACTCGTCGTtcatcctcgcgccctcgcggtgccGCGGGTGCACCGACGCCGGACACGCGTCTCGAAGgttcgcctcgtcgaccgcgtcgtcctcatcctcatcctcatcctcatcctcgtcgccgccccgtcgaggatggggcgacgacgacgaccgcgggaCGGCCCTCGGGTTCGACCATCCCCCGCCCGTGCGCGCGCCcaggcgcgtcgtcgtcaccggcatCGGtctggcgacgccgctcggcgTGGGGACGTCGCTGGTGTGGGAGCGGCTGCTCGCGGGACGGTCGGGCATCCGCGAACTCACCCCGGACGACAtccccgagggcgagcgcgggtacGAGCAGATGCCGATCCgcatcggcgcgcgcgtgccccgcgtcggaggacgccgcgacgaaccgaacgccgacgccgacgccggcgcgttcgacgcgacgaggtggtgcgggggcgacgtgttcggcgtcgcgtcggcgtcgcatTCGTCGCCCTCTcgaaccgacgccgcgcgccccgccgtcgggggaggACCCAGGATCGCGCCGTTCACCggtctcgcgctcgcggcggcgcacgaggcCCTTCAGGACGCGCGATGGGACCCgtccgcgaccggcgcgacgcgtcccgaCCGGTGCGGCGTGttcatcggcgccgggatGGGCCACGTCCCGGACCTCACCAACGCGGGCGCTCTGCTCGAGCGGGGTAAGCTGCGACGCGTGTCGCCGTTCTTCGTGCCGAGGATCCTGTGCAACATGGCGGCGGGACACGTCAGCATGGCGCACGGGTTCACGGGAATGaaccacgccgtcgccaccgcgtgcgcctcgggGGCGCACGCGATCGGCGACGCCTATAGAGCCGTCGCtcgaggcgacgtcgacctcgtgctcgccggcggcgccgagtcagccatcgacgccgtgtCCTTCGCCGGTTTCGCCCGCGccagggcgctcgcggacccggCCAAGTTCCCACCGAACCTCGCggtcgatcccgccgccgtctgccGGCCGTTCGACGCTCGCAGGGGCGGGTTCGTCATGGGCGAGGGCTCCGGCGTATTGGTGCTCGAGAGTCTCGagagcgcgatcgcgcggggcgtcgcgccgtaCGCGGAGGTTCGCGGGTACggctgcgccgcggacgcgcaccACATCAcgcagccgccgagggacggggacggcgcggcgctcgcgatgttAAACGCTTTGGCCGACGGAGGTATCGAACCCGGGTGCGTGGGATACGTCAACGCGCACGCCACCGGCACGACtacgggcgacgccgccgaggccaaaGCGCTTAGTCGCGTCTTTGggaaggcgctcgcgacggggacgacgcgggtgtcgtcgacgaagggcgcgacggggcacctgctgggcgccgcgggcgcggtcgaggcggcgttcgcggtgcTTTCCATTGCTTCCGGAGATTGTCCGCCGACGCTCAACCTGGACGACCCGTGCGGGGAGTGCGTGCCGGACGGGGCGGATTtcgtggcgcgcgtcgcggcgcggggagcgcgtccgcgcgcggcgatgagcaaCAGCTTCGGGTTCGGGGGGAccaacgcgtcgctcgtcttcgccgcgccgcccagaCTTCGCGGGTGA
- a CDS encoding predicted protein, with protein sequence MECLLGPCGATPLERHSAELTVHGVEGLRLDDDDESVFVVVRWQGSGASYFRSAQVDRTRRARPARSIGGPDGGTHSARVPRHDDSNDARVRWDSRDGVSAFRNDACYLHPAATGGDRGEVHAFDSIADDDDDVEPRRGMASSRARHLPWEVRLAVCASRPGSIYGTTERVIGEGALNLADFVGTSKAARGGAGGPARVQLEMQPASSTARPVTARPVTAAETSSRPRPPRLSLSVAVTRSPGLASKAAASLGGKGSRDRAVAGKLFSYLSNSAQSPRRGDREDQSGGRRVGRGRSSPRSSPRSSEDASVSDGFTSDGTAMDTCESDAERGASPPSTPPRESESVFKKPPNNGKDPRRPRGERRDDDDDDDEEEEEHANDDANDAADGNRSRDVEATPNKRHSRSWSWSVKWTSPVRRRVGELGDDLNGDAVVIDDELLPTPAKARKDAAPERVMTSPPSSPNEPRSEEKEEKEKKAEEDKADANGASRKTHRRTSSWSSRVFGGPFVSFVGSSKTPEEVEFERAAREARRAAKAADIAARKFARDDAKRAKRELIRRATEEERMFRAVLEETKRAAAESLPRRRGESAAHAACVLVTPGGGAANSGGCEPLGFRGGKSRNLASELDDVADEATGNAIGNDAEVGRGSIPDGDGDVATRSAARADHGEWLRVELRSQPTQPPTAGDEPAKIPADAFFASLDQMSANGQGACTLACVALAEWLEDHPGSLPTARLVLEGASDASNAVADVAGSNPSSSESSPDASPDRAARQPKLVFDAVIAGAAAEWRALCDDPALLKRFPDKHFDLDTALERHVPFPVPDATGRIRIDASCTGDASAGNASASVGNASVDRSSSPRDRPGGRLRVDHRESFVGFLTPPGTAPGDSPTMDALCAAAPPLRTIVDELARTAPATYVVSWLDHFFVLRFARECIRTDGDLGNGDLIHPSAIPGEEDEEVVVYVMDSLGERLCEGCKRGYVLRFDGSSSPACGGGAAAAAARFIGEVLPSRLLRQIGADVAAYASGAKGASEPSLEQLMRRLQIEFHRVRRG encoded by the exons ATGGAGTGTCTCCTCGGCCCgtgcggcgcgacgccgctggaGAGGCACTCCGCCGAGCTCACCgttcacggcgtcgag GGCCTgcgcctggacgacgacgacgaatccgTGTTTGTCGTGGTGCGGTGGCAGGGATCGGGGGCGTCCTACTTCAGATCCGCGCAGGTCGaccgcacgcgacgcgcgaggcccgcgcgttcgatTGGCGGACCCGACGGAGGGACGcactccgcgcgcgttcctcgccacgacgactcgaacgacgcgcgcgtccgatgggactcgcgcgacggcgtcagcGCGTTCAGAAACGACGCGTGCTACCTCCATCCAgcggcgaccggcggcgaccgcggcgaggttcacGCGTTCGACTCCAtcgctgacgacgacgacgacgtcgagccgAGGCGCGGGATGGCTAGCAGCCGCGCTAGGCACCTGCCGTGGGAGGTGAGACTGGCGGTGTGCGCGTCAAGGCCGGGGAGCATCTACGGTACCACCGAGCGGGtcatcggcgagggcgcgctgaACCTGGCGGACTTCGTCGGGACGAgcaaggcggcgcggggcggcgcggggggtccCGCGAGAGTCCAACTGGAGATGCAACCGGCGTCCTCAACCgcccgaccagtcaccgcccgaccagtcaccgccgcggaaacgtcgtcgcgtcctcgccccccgcgcctgTCGctgtccgtcgccgtcacgcgatcgccgggtctcgcgtcgaaggcggcggcgagcctggGCGGGAAAGGCAGCCGCGACAGGGCAGTCGCCGGGAAGCTCTTCTCCTACCTCTCCAACTCCGCGCAGTCGCCGAGGAGAGGAGATCGCGAAGATCAATCGGGGGGGAGACGCGTCGGCCGAGgacgttcatcgccgcgttcgtcgccgcgatcgagcgAAGACGCGTCTGTCTCGGACGGGTTCACCAGCGACGGGACAGCGATGGACACGTGCGAGAGCGACGCCGAGagaggcgcgtcgccgccgtcgacgccgccgcgggaatCGGAGTCGGTGTTTAAAAAGCCGCCGAACAACGGAAAGgatccccgtcgtcctcgcggggaacgacgcgacgacgacgacgacgacgacgaggaggaggaggagcacgCGAATGACGATGcaaacgacgccgcggacgggaatcgatcccgcgacgtcgaggctaCTCCCAACAAGCGACACTCGAGGTCGTGGTCCTGGAGCGTCAagtggacgtcgccggtgcgGAGGCGCGTTGGTGAGCTCGGGGACGATTTGAACGGTGACGCGGTGgtgatcgacgacgagctgctTCCGACGCCGGCAAAGGCGAggaaggacgccgcgcctgAACGCGTGATGACTTCGcctccgtcctcgccgaatGAGCCTCGCTCGGAGGAAAAAGAGGAAAAAGAGaaaaaggcggaggaggacaaggCTGACGCAAACGGGGCGAGTCGAAAGACGCAccggcggacgtcgtcgtggagcTCTCGCGTGTTTGGCGGACCGTTCGTCTCGTTCGTGGGTTCGTCGAAGACcccggaggaggtggagttcgaacgcgcggcgcgagaggcgcgaCGGGCAGCCAAAgcggcggacatcgccgcTCGCAAattcgcgcgcgacgacgctaAGAGAGCCAAGCGCGAACtgatccgccgcgcgacggaggaggagcggatgttccgcgcggtgctggaggagacgaagcgcgcggcggcggagtcgctgccgcggcggcgcggcgagtccgcggcgcacgcggcgtgcgtGTTGGTCACGCCGGGAGGGGGGGCGGCGAACTCGGGAGGATGCGAGCCGCTCGGGTTTAGGGGCGGAAAGAGCAGGAACCTCGCgtcggagctcgacgacgtcgcggacgaggcgaccgGGAACGCGAtcgggaacgacgcggaggttggGCGAGGATCGATtcccgacggggacggggacgtggcgacgcggagcgcggcgagggcggatcACGGCGAGTGGCTTCGCGTGGAACTCCGCTCTCAGccgacgcagccgccgacggctgGCGACGAACCGGCGAAgatccccgccgacgcgttcttcgcgtcgctcgaccAGATGAGCGCGAACGGCCAGGGCGCGTGCacgctcgcgtgcgtcgcgctggcggagTGGTTGGAAGATCACCCGGGCTCGctcccgacggcgaggttggTCCTCGAGGGAGCGTCTGACGCGTCAaacgcggtcgccgacgtcgcgggttcgaacccgtcgtcgtccgaatcttcgcccgacgcctcccccgaccgcgccgcgcgccaacccAAGCTCGTGTTcgacgcggtcatcgcgggagccgcggcggagtggCGGGCGCTGTGCGACGACCCCGCTCTGCTCAAACGGTTCCCGGATAAACATTTCGACCTCGacaccgcgctcgagcgtcaCGTGCCGTTTCCCGTCCCAGACGCCACGGGGCGGATACGAATCGACGCCTCGTGCACGggcgacgcctcggcgggtaacgcctccgcctcggtggGTAACGCCTCGGTGGATCGGTCGTCCAGCCCGCGTGATCGTCCGGGCGGCAGGCTTCGCGTGGACCACCGCGAGTCCTTTGTCGGCTTTCTCACTCCGCCCGGAACGGCGCCCGGGGATtcgccgacgatggacgcgctttgcgccgcggcgccgccgcttcgaACGATCGTGGACGAActcgcgcggacggcgccggcgacgtacgTGGTGTCGTGGCTGGACCACTTCTTCGTCCTTCGGTTCGCGCGGGAATGCATTCGTACCGACGGCGATTTGGGAAACGGCGATTTGATTCATCCGTCGGCGATCcccggggaggaggacgaggaggttgTCGTCTACGTCATGGACTCGCTCGGGGAGAGGCTGTGCGAGGGGTGCAAGCGCGGGTACGTGCTCCGCTTcgacgggtcgtcgtcgcccgcgtgcggcggcggcgcggcggcggcggcggcgcggttcATCGGCGAAGTGTTACCGTCGCGGCTTCTGCGGCagatcggcgcggacgtggccgcgtacgcgtccggggcgaagggcgcgagcgagccgtCGTTGGAGCAGCTCATGCGCAGGCTCCAGATCGAGTTTCACAGGGTGCGGAGGGGATAG
- the MSH5 gene encoding MutS 5 (Partner of MSH4 (MutS homolog 4) (MicpuN2:61120). Promotes cross-over formation during meiotic recombination.), with translation MPPRVDPTGRRAATADADADDAGDGRDPAVDSARVFMSFVADASRFGAAVYDRDANAIETVEGYLDDDLVLLRLLLVSHEPDVVFVPIRVVGTKDGGSRRANAILDALTERGSTADDDDDREGNRAEHDDDDDDDDDRAEEGRRAPRRADEDGSRLRRAIVPLPAHAFDRIDACVGAIREACALPDDAAVNARVALDAPLQVAAAGALCAALLARDVVLTKNRTRQRRGSNVGPNGGDDGEEEEDKRAAHGVRVDLGGTGGGGSWRTGTHSTHDPADIREMSLGGYLRIDDAARVALGIERLESHPSQYVGCGKEWGLFALAADACVTPAGRRTVRNWFRRPTLNLQSLNDRLDGVEYFKDNPGVRDDMRAIARRGRDAHAVLASMSARVDKATRGVGEWRRLHAFLRSARDLLEYVEERFVTLRAGEDFANAGAHANTGGFPAASTYVPSVRSGVCVDLDDAREMYRRLPDLLEKVRETIVREIPRVLRGRGVEDNLSVVYLPKTGFMLRCVGRALPPDIADELGECEFAFDKSSDEPELALAADFPLGPEGIQSSRYSAYYFTAATRELSDAVGDVLSDVHDLEASILRDLRRRVLSNSRLLRDVASCVAEMDATMSLAAFTSSGNMRRPILHDGTEMNVVGARHPLQEATRAPECGAIVPNDFRCGGGRIAVVTGPNQSGKSVYLKSIAACVFLAHVGSFVPAESAFIPLVDRVFTRVGASRDGGGGGGGGGGSFAADCARVSQMCNGCTGRSLCVVDEFGKGTATADGVGLLAGFLRYLARSPTPPIALVATHFTEFVRDESIVPTTMRPMQFLTMRIHLRSPPGYRSAGEDDSVVFLYRAVPGVSSRAYSLRCARDAGLPGSVLARCEELAAIDAANGAGVGGERGTNTAVVRLAPAAGAKAARARGAARDRAVVAALAGLDPTCSFEDARAAIAEVTRRDV, from the exons atgccgccgcgcgtcgaccccaccggaaggcgcgcggcgaccgcggacgccgacgccgacgacgcgggagacggacgcgacccggcggtggactccgcgcgcgtgttcATGTCGTTCGTtgcggacgcgtcgaggttcggcgcggcggtgtacgatcgcgacgcgaacgcgatcgagacggtcgag GGctacctcgacgacgacctcgtgcTCCTGAGGCTGCTGCTCGTGTCGCACGAGCCCGACGTCGTCTTCGTGCCCATACGCGTCGTGGGAACCAAGGACGGGggatcgaggcgcgcgaacgccatcctcgacgccctcaccGAGCGCGgctccaccgccgacgacgacgacgaccgcgaagGCAACCGCGCGgaacacgacgacgacgacgacgacgacgacgaccgcgcggaagaaggccgccgcgctccgcgtcgcgccgacgaagaCGGAAGCCGTCTCCGCAGGGCCATCGTGCCCCTCCCCGCGCACGCCTTCGACCGCATCGACGCCTGCGTCGGCGCGATAcgcgaggcgtgcgcgctcccggacgacgccgccgtcaacgccagggtcgccctcgacgcgccgctccAGGTCGCAGCCGCTGGAGCgctgtgcgccgcgctcctggcGAGAGACGTGGTGTTGACAAAAAACAGGACGCGTCAACGACGGGGATCGAACGTGGGACCgaacgggggcgacgacggggaagaagaagaagataAACGAGCAGCGCACGGCGTCCGAGTGGACCTCGGgggcacgggcggcggcgggtcgtggCGCACCGGGACGCACTCCACGCACGATCCCGCGGATATTCGAGAGATGTCACTGGGCGGGTACCTacgcatcgacgacgccgcgagggtggcgctCGGGATCGAGAGACTCGAGTCCCACCCGTCGCAGTACGTCGGCTGCGGCAAGGAGTGGGGCTTattcgcgctcgcggcggacgcgtgcgtgacacccgcggggcggcggactGTGCGAAATTGGTTTCGCCGACCGACGTTGAACCTTCAAAGTTTGAACgatcgcctcgacggcgtggagtACTTCAAAGACAACCCGGGGGTGCGCGATGACatgcgcgccatcgccagaCGGGGCagggacgcgcacgcggtgctcgcgtcgatgtccgcgcgcgtggacaaggcgacgcgaggggtcGGGGAATGGCGCAGGCTCCACGCGTTTTTGCGATCCGCTCGCGACTTGCTGGAGTACGTCGAGGAGAGGTTCGTGACGCTCAGGG CTGGCGAAGATTTCGCAAACGCGGGAGCACACGCAAACACGGGGGGgttccccgccgcgagcacgtaCGTCCCGTCCGTCAGATCCGGCGTCTGCGTCGACCTGGACGACGCCCGGGAGATGTACCGACGCCTTCCGGACCTTCTGGAAAAGGTTCGAGAAACAATCGTTCGCGAGATCCCGAGGGTCCTGAggggccgcggcgttgaggATAACCTCTCGGTGGTGTACCTGCCAAAGACGGGTTTCATGCTGAGGTgcgtcggccgcgcgctcccgccggacatcgccgacgaACTCGGCGAGTGCGAGTTCGCCTTTGACAAGTCATCAGACGAGCCTGAACTcgcactcgccgcggacTTTCCCTTGGGCCCGGAAGGAATCCAAAGCTCCAGGTACTCTGCGTATtacttcaccgccgcgacgcgagagctgagcgacgccgtcggcgacgtcctgtCCGACGTCCACGACCTGGAGGCTTCCATCCTGCGCGACCTTCGGAGGAGGGTGCTGAGTAACTCGAGGTTGCTgcgggacgtcgcgtcgtgcgtggcggagatggacgcgacgatgtcgctcgccgcgtttaCGTCTTCGGGAAATATGCGTCGACCTATTTTACACGACGGCACCGAGAtgaacgtcgtcggcgccaggCACCCGCTGcaggaggcgacgcgcgcgccagagTGCGGGGCGATCGTCCCGAACGATTTCCGATGCGGCGG CGGGcgcatcgccgtcgtcaccggtCCGAACCAGTCGGGGAAGAGCGTGTACCTCAAATCAATCGCCGCGTGCGTTTTCCTGGCGCACGTCGGTTCCTTCGTcccggcggagagcgcgttCATACCCCTGGTGGACCGCGTGTTCACCCGAgtgggcgcgtcgcgcgacggcggcggcggcggcggcggcggcggcgggtccttcgccgcggattGCGCGCGGGTGTCGCAGATGTGCAACGGTTGCACCGGTCGGTCGCTgtgcgtcgtcgacgagttcggcaaggggaccgcgacggcggacggcgtcgggttgCTGGCGGGGTTCCTGAGGTAtctcgcgcgttcgccgacgccgccgatcgcgctcgtcgccacgcACTTCACGGAGTTTGTCCGCGACGAATCAAtcgtgccgacgacgatgaggccGATGCAGTTTCTGACGATGCGAATCCACCTGCGCTCGC CGCCTGGGTACCGttcggcgggcgaggacgactcgGTGGTTTTCCTCTACCGCGCCGTTCCCGGCGTATCGTCGAGGGCGTACTCGctgaggtgcgcgcgcgacgcggggctgCCCGGTTCGGTGCTCGCGAGGTGCGAGGAGctggcggcgatcgacgcggcgaacggcgcgggggtcggcggcgaaagGGGAACGAACACAGCTGTGGTCcgcttggcgcccgcggctggcgcgaaggcggcgcgcgcgcgcggggcggcgagggaccgcgcggtcgtcgccgcgctcgcgggtttGGACCCGACGTGTTcgttcgaggacgcgcgcgcggcgatcgcggaggtGACGCGACGAGACGTGTGA
- a CDS encoding predicted protein: MDDWVLDARVDQIRSFVSVLGALKLSKRQLVHVSVAERGVTVVAQDPSKSLQAQVNFRAETFASYRVNASAAGTQGHVSGVGSAVGTFGLDLGSLIDVLNAFAPLDGECELSMRWPDRDNSLVLAALTVRDAADPHAGRPARMCTHASIAPEVDGWSTTSAADAELVFRGERNAFAMPTTALREIVDDLEWPCAPMTIAMSSHPSPSLSFSSKGKDTGELRIDVDATPGSSALTEFSCAESGAWTYRYRFMKAAASSLPPALVGPAHAREEGGSPTMTRVAIGEGGVVKIVHLVHMNRAAHANAGGHHHHHHSGGYGDSQRYGGVGGGTRGTGGTAGHGGTRGGGTQGPGSYVVPVTFVAYAEVEIDEDEGYNEPL; this comes from the coding sequence ATGGACGACTGGGtgctggacgcgcgcgtggaccaGATCCGCAGCTTCGTgtccgtcctcggcgccctcaaGCTCTCCAAGCGGCAGCTCGTgcacgtctccgtcgccgagagGGGGGTGACGGTGGTGGCGCAGGATCCGAGCAAATCGTTGCAGGCGCAGGTGAACTTCCGCGCGGAGACGTTCGCGTCCTACCGCGtcaacgcgtccgcggcggggacgcagGGGCACGTCTCGGGCGTGGGCTCCGCGGTCGGAACCTTCGGCCTGGATCTCGGCTCCCTCATCGACGTCCTcaacgcgttcgcgcccctGGACGGCGAGTGCGAACTCTCCATGCGATGGCCCGATCGCGACAACTCGctggtgctcgcggcgttgaccgtgagggacgccgcggatccgCACGCCGGCCGGCCCGCGCGCATGTGCAcgcacgcgtccatcgcgcccgaggtggacggatggtccacgacgtccgccgccgacgccgagctcgtcttccgcggcgagcgcaacGCGTTTGCCATGCCGACCACGGCGCTGCGAGAGATCGTTGACGACCTGGAGTGGCCGTGCGCACCGATGACCATCGCGATGAGTTCGcacccgtccccgtcgctctCGTTCTCGTCGAAAGGTAAAGACACCGGCGAGCTGcgcatcgacgtcgacgcgacgccgggttcGTCGGCGCTGACGGAGTTTTCGTGCGCCGAATCCGGGGCGTGGACGTACCGGTACAGGTTCATgaaagccgcggcgtcgtcgcttccccccgcgctcgtcggtcccgcgcacgcgcgcgaggagggcgggtcgccgacgatgacgcgcgtggcgatcggcgagggcggcgtcgtcaagaTCGTGCACCTGGTGCACATGAACAGGGCAGCGcacgcgaacgccggcgggcatcatcatcatcatcactCGGGGGGATACGGCGACTCGCAGCGGTACGGCGGCGTTGGGGgtgggacgcgagggacgggtGGGACGGCGGGGCAcggggggacgcgcgggggtgggacGCAGGGTCCGGGGAGTTACGTGGTGCCCGTGACGTTCGTGGCGTACGCGGAGGTTGAGattgacgaggacgaaggcTACAACGAACCGCTTTAG